AATAGGTTACTGtatgagaatgatttaccacagatatcacaatgatatggcgtTTCTCtggtatgaacacgtttgtgtacAGTTACAGCAGtactttgagaaaatgatttaccacagatatcacaatgaaatggcttttccccagtatgaatacgtaCATGTCCCTTTAAATCGTTACTCTGaataaatgatttaccacagatttcacaatgatatggcttttctccagtatgaacacGTTTATGTGCATTTACAGCAGTAAGTTGAGAGAATGAtgtgccacaaatatcacaatgatatggtttttctcttgTATGAATGCGCATGTGTACAGTTACAGCAGGTCTATGTGTAAAcgctttaccacaaatatcacaatgatatagtTTTCCTCCAGTATGAATGCTTTTATGATCCTCTAAATCACGACTTTTAAGAAATGctttgccacaaatatcacaatgatatcgtttttctccagtatgaatacgtttgtgtacagtCAAAGCATTATTTACAGGGaacgacttaccacagatatcacaccaatatggtttctctcctgtatgaatatgtttgtgtgtagttaactCATcgtttcgagagaatgatttgtcacagacatcacagtgatagggtttttctcctgtatgaatgcgtatgtgtttaattaactggttattttgattgaatgatttaccacagatatcacaatgatatggtttttctccagtatgaatgcgtttgtgatcaGTTAAGTTAGTACTTTTAGCGAATGCTTTAGTGCacatatcacactgatatggtttctctcctgtatgaatacgtctgtgtgtagTTAAAATATCTTTACGCATGAATGactgaccacagatatcacactgatatggtttctctcctgtatgaacacgcacATGAACAGGTAATTCACCTTTTCTAGTGAACCTTTTACCACAaaaatcacagtgatatggtttctctcccgtatgaatacgtatatgagCAGTTAAATTACTTCTTGAAGTTAATGACTTGTTACAGATAACACATTCATATGAAGACTTTGCTAAGTTCTTTGCCATCTTTTTAGAACGAAAAAAATAACagtcatttatttcattgaataatttttcttctctcaccacaatatatatgtttgctgctttcctttctataatttatttctaacaaatattcCTTCTGCTATATGTCCATCATCTGGATGCAAAGTGCTTCATAAATCTAcctgaatatatttaaaatgcagaATTGTATTGGACTCATTCCAGAGaatgacacacacaaatgttGCTTAATAATCTTACCCAGAGGAAATCTTTCAAcataattcattaaatttatatgtaaatggttATATTTGTTCAGTATAACATCTTTTCTccttaaaagatgataaatattgatgatgtttctgttgtataataaacaaaaatgtttctgccagtttcaGCTCTGATTctgaaaaataaggaaaacagtATAAGATTTCAAGAATGCATAAACAgcataaatttcatttcattactatACTTATAAATTGTAGAAGTGAAACCTTGACCAGAACAACTGAATTCCTCCAGTGTATCTCTATAATTTTACATATAGAACAGagcagagaaatatattttaacaatacaTCATCTCCTAAAAGGATAACTGTCTGCTTGCCTAGCAAGAGTCACTGCGATGCACGAAGTGTCATTTGCTTCCAGTCTTCTGACCAGTAAAGGGACagtattatcttacttggaaacaagtgaaggttgcagacaatagaaaatctgcctcaattcTGTCTGAACCCTTGGACATtaagacgaagaaaaaaaaagcacaatgtTATAATATACTAAACAAGTTTATAAATCATTTTCGTGGGAGGCTTTCCATACTGTCAAAATGCTTTGCTTCTATGATTTTCCTGATACAAACCCTTTTGTCTCTTATGGCTTGCAGGAGTGCACTGTGTACATCCATATTATATTATGGCACATATAATACTGTGCATACATCATTCAACTACAGTAGTAATTGAATAATATTCTGAAGGCCACAATTTGTTCCCATGCAGCATTTTTCTgagcttgtcgctaattcagttcttaactgAACTGAAAACTGTTAATATTTTCGAAGAGGGCTGGttcctagctacattttggcataaacaTCATTGAGATTTGTCGAGCAGAAAAAAGTttatatcaaaatttgtagcaacactATTGTATAATTaactatttaattttaaaaacaaactatattttaattaagcctAAATAATAGAGCTCAATTCGAAGAacttcatggtatcaatctcatgcaatgaagttttaaaagaaaaagggttatgagtgtttgtttcagaaatttgagggtgataatatagttctatactttttatgaatatagttctaaaaggggacttttaatatatgtcacggGTGTTactgaggtaaggaaaaaattatcaacgacaccacTAATTGACATgttattaattagcataacagCATTGCATGGAAAAAAACGtggattacatgggaaaatgtgaGTAAGAGAAATAATACCACTGATCTAGcgattaaataaatgtttttaggcTTACCGAAGTCATGCCAGTCTACGAAGTCAATCTgtggtgtttgctgttgttggccgatagtgctgtctgtgaaagatgtttctcaccatgtaaacagACGAGCGGATGAcgcatgtgtttattgtatttgATGAGGAAAGTAAAAAGGTCAGATGGGAACCATTGATCTAGCGATTACTTGTATGTTTTTAGGcttgatgtatgtgtttattgtacTTGAAGATGTATGCAGGCTTGCCGCATATCCTGTGCATACATTTTTGCAATGGGATGTATCACCCATCAACAAATGTGTAGTGCACGCTATTAGATGGTGCACCAAGCATTCCACCTACAGAATAGGCTAACAGTAAGGTAGCCACATAATTTTGTAACAGTTATCTCTACGTACAGGATAATAGAGTAGCTTGACCCACAAATATTATTCATGAAATACTAGGGTCAGCTTTTATACGGAGtctaaggaaaaaatataaatgggcCGAAAAATAGGGGATCGACTTTTACTCTAGTATATACGATAGATCGTGAAAGGTGCGATGAAGTGTGAAGTGAAGTTGGTAGTTTTTGTTTATTACTTTATCTTATTTCTAATGTGAATTCTAAATATTTCAGAACAGACGGGAAAttggaaagaaaattaattcatGTGAATCGTGGCAGCTTTGCCGAAAGTGTAATtgagagagggacaaagagactgagaaatttcaaaaaagcaaagatactgaatatttttttctttttactttttttgcaaGGTGATTGATATCTGTTTTACGAAGTGAGATTCTATAAAATGGTGAAAATACTCGAAAAATAACGGAAAGAAATCTCTGAGAAATTCTATTTTATTACTGAGAGTTAATTCGAAAGCCACCCCACTTTTTTAGTAGTATTTTTGTGTTTGATACAAAGGAAATTACGATTCTGATAGAAATTTTGGCGGACAATCGTAATATATTAAATTCATGAAGGGGTAGAAAAAACCTTCCCAGTTCTTTGCTCTTTTCATTTCCCGTGGAGAAACGACGGTTATTCCGAAGATCCGtcctgaaaatatttaatatcaatttaaatactataaatacttacttttccttttacctttataatttctttgataaattcGATTAACATGCGAGAAAGTTCTATGCTGAAAATGATTATGGTAAGATGCTGGGCGGAAGTAACAGAATTCCGGATAAATATTTTCGTAAATAGAAAAACCGAAATATGCCGCAAATCGTTCAGTTTggtaattttaaaaaagtaaataaaatctaAGGGGGAGATAAGCAGTAAAAGAAGTAACTTTTTACACAGCATAAACACTGGTGATAgccttcgcacacacacacacattcggatACCAccctttcacatacacacaaatatactcacaatgctgatttttttttcaccccttcctttcttattcaGCTATCACCCTTTCCTGTCTCATTCATATGTAgtgacggagaaaaacagaaaatactaCACGCACGCTTTGCCACTTTGTCTCCCTCGCTGCTATTACTTTCGCTCACGACTTCTCCTTCACCAAagtactattttctctcctctcccttcaaaTATACTACTTCTACTCCATCCCACATGATTTtggacaaacatgtatatatatatatacggtactACTAAaacagcacggtcccgaacgcgcagtcgcgcgtccgctctagctagtcttgagtggtcgatcctaaccctaaccctatccctaaccctatccctatccctaaccctaaccctatccctaaccctatccctatccctaaccctaaccctaaccctatccctaacccgcgtgtgcaaatgaatacatggttagggttagggttagggttagggttagggttaggatcgaccactcacgactagctagcgcggacgcgcgactgcgcgttcgggaccgtgctgctttagtagtacctatataTACAAAGCTAGATAAAAATACTAGgctcattatattattatactgaGAAATAGTTTCGTAGTTATTCTCTTAACAACTATCGATTGACCAGCACTGAATATGTAGTGCTGGTCAGCCATGGTTTCTCTTGGACTAAACAATGACGTAGGAGCAATGGAACCTCTACATACTTACATGATCTGatagaaataactgtcaaatttccctcaagttATACCATTCAATCTTGatactacctacaccttttctacagatcgagcagggtcatctatctgaagagatttgtgatttgtctgcctttctgcttactaagactttggattttgctagattgactctaaggcatttcaattctagactttgcttccacacctgaaacgtCTCCTCTAGTTctagtagtgattcagctatttacaacaaggtcatcagcatagaggagctcccaggggcatcctgttttAAATTCCCCTGTTATTGccaggaggactatgatgaataagaggatgAGGACTGATCattggtggacccctactcctACCggaaattcttcactatactcgttgccaaccctatGGTGCTGCTATTCCAGCCATTGGGTGTgattccttcatgtatcacctggttgactagactatagcctacactgccaaatattttaagcatctccgCAGTGACTGCTGGTGGGTTGGGgactttccttgtcttcatactcttaattgctttatctaccaaagtaCAGTCAAtatggatagctggtccctctgttgggttgataTTTGGCAGAAtatttctcccattcattctcttcatttagcaacctttcatagtctccaagtctctctcttcgcagcatcattaaatgtaagtgagccatcatctatgcagacacatttctctcctatgaaaTCACTATTCTCTTTCACACaatgtcttgcaacacgaaacacTTTAAGTCTTTGGTCTTCAtaacacagaacattggcaaattttttcttatctggtTAAGtaaacctgtcacctagcttcCCTTCCAGTGATCTGATAACAGTTCCCTGCCACAATCACTCTTCCATgcttgtttcttttccctaacagccctgtcaactacattgttccgcTGCCACGTTACCTTAGGTTGAGAGCGAACTTTGCACAGATCTGATCAATAGCCCTCAACAGGTCGTCtcataggaacctccagttgtcttccacattgtGATGGTATatcctcctcttttctttttatctaaatcTCTGTTCACTCACAGGATCCTTAAACTTCCAGAtccttcttttccatgctggtcgtcttctggatacacacattttaatattatCTGAGAATATTTGAAGGCAGTGATCTGGCAAAATGATAAGTACATCAGGTGaaatgctcagcaacatttcatctgcctttatgttctgggttcaatttttACCGacttcaactttgctttcatcatttcagttcaataagataagtaccagtatttcctcataacatcaGATCAGATCTTGTATCAAAtagtgtcaataaattaaatagcttTAAAGTGAACAATCGGTGAAAATCAGTTTAGAAAATGTGCAAACAAGATTTGGTtattaaaaaaagtagaaaaggaaTAATTTCATAGTAAACCAGTTTTATTTAGAGTTTAActtattataaaaatacaaagagacTATTGCAGTCAGAATTCTGGAATTTACACTTGAAATGACAAAATGCTAGAGATGacaatcattatcgtcatcatgtgatgatgatgatgatgatgatgatgtggtccAACACAttccagcattgaaaatggacatagaaaaatattgatgatgataattcagaAAATTGCTCcaccagttttgtttttatacccACAATCCAGGGCCTACTTCTATCCTATTATAACATGATGAAAGACTATATGTTctgatttgtttatttcttattatttagcATCATACATGGGTATGAATGCTTACAGTTAAGAGATGTTTTAGTCTCTTCCCTACCACAAGGAGATTCTTTCTCTCATAGAATACAGAAATGAATTGCTacagcatgtttgtgtgtagttaaaatATCTTTACGAATGAAACATtgaccacaaatatcacactgatatggtttctctcctgtatgaacacgtacGTGAATAGTTAATTCATCAGATCTAGAGAacgttttaccacagatatcacagtgatatggtttctctcctgtatgaatacgtatatgtgtagttAGATTACCTTTTGAACTTAATGATTTGTTACAGATATCACATTCATATGAAGATTTTGCTAAGCTTTTTGCCATCTTTTTAgaacaagaaataacagttaactcattgaataataatttttcttctttcaccaaAATATATGtttcctgcttttctttctataatttatttctaacaaatattcCTTCTGCTATATGTCCATCATCTGGATGCAAAGTGCTTCATAAATCTAcctgaatatatttaaaatgcagaATTGTATTGGACTCATTCCAGAGaatgacacacacaaatgttGCTTAATAATCTTACCCAGAGGAAATCTTTCAACgtaattcattaaatttatatgaaaatggtTATATTTGTTCAGTATAACATCTTTTGtcttaaaagatgataaatattgatgatgcttctgttgtataaaaaaagaaaatgtttctgccagtttcaGCTCTGATTCTGAAATAATaaggaaaacagaataagatTTCAAGAATGCATAAACAGCATAAATGATGTATTACTTAAATGGAAACTTAATGGGTTTGTTTACGTTACCGTGACTTAACGGTTGGGCAAAAAGTAACCgacataataagtaccagacttcaaaaaatacGTACTGGGATCGAATTGTTCGATTAAACCTTTGAAGTCtatgccccagcctggccgcagtctaatgactaaatcaagtaaaagatacagaTCGTGAAAGGTGCGATGGTGTGTGAGGTGCAGTTGGtaggttttgttttctatttcatttctaatgtaaattgtaaatatttcagaacaggcggaagattgaaaaaaaaaaagaaagaaaaaagtcggcactatcatgctattagctgtcagaagtgaaagtgctcactgcctgctagtgaagtatctgtctgtctgcctgcctgttgctggcctgtcgtttctttggctactgacagctaataccatgactggccggagcgagctatacgtctgtctgtctgtctctctatcNNNNNNNNNNGTTTTCTATTTTGATAGATTCTcactgttgaaaattatatttttatattttaaataatttgcaatttcaggaaatgacgcgcgaactttcgagtaatagatagatagatagatagatagatagatagagacagacagacatatagctcgctccggccagtcatggtattagctgtcagtagccaaagaatcgacaggccagcaacaggcatgcaggcaggcagacagatacttcactagcagtgagcactttcacttctgacagctaatagcatgatagtgccaaaaAGTCATATAAATCGTGGGAGCTTTCCCGAAAGCGTAATTGAGGGGGACAGAGAGACTGAGACATTTCAAAAGAGCAAAGAtactgaatatttttcttttttgttctcttaGAAGGCGATTGATATGTTTTGCAAAGTAACGGAAAGAAATCTCTGAGGAATTCTATTTTATTAGTGACGACTATTCCGAAAGCCACCCCACTTTTTCGTAGTATTTCTGTGTTTGATACAAAGGAAATTACGATTCTGATAGAAATTTTGGCGGACAATCGTAATCTATGAAAATCATGAAGGGGAAGAAAAACCCTCCCAATTCTTTGCTCTTTTCATTCCTCATGAAGAAACGACGGTTATTCCGAAGATCCGtcttgaaaatattaatatcgaTTTAAACACTATAAatacttacttttctttttacctttctattttctttgataaattcgATTAACATGCGACAAAGTTCGTCGCCGGAAATGATTATGGTAAGGTGCTAGGCGGAAGTAACAGAATCCGGataaacatttattataataaacaGAAAACCAAAATATGGATACATTTAGAGTTTTATTATTACACATAGTTTCGTAGTTATTCTGTTAACAACTATGGATTTATGTTGTTTGTTCCTGctcgagccatgcctggttcATAAGAGCCGGTTTCCCTGTTTCATAGGCGTAtagattccccacctggacgggttgcctgtccgtcgcaggtgagctgctagatgcagcgGGAGagatagaaagttgtggtgaaagtgcgAATTCGTACTCTCGttttgaatgaaaagaaaaacagaaaatcaaTGCCATTCTCAGTGTAgtttaaggaagatttgactgctatttctagcaggtctagagACCACGTAAAGGTTTCCTCCTTCTTGTCTTTCCTGATTTCCATGACAACAGACAGGTCCTACCTAAACTACACTGGCAATAAACGTCTTTGATTGGCATATATTACAgaactgtctgtgtttgtgaattCTTTATTAATCTCTAGattagtcaaaagaaattaagCCGTAACAAAAAGATCAATTGATTTCAGTAATATTTATTGGTATTTCAGGATTCAGTATACATAATATTTAAGGAGTCTGATAATATCAGGAACCGCCACTGTTATTTCAGGCTGAAAATAGATTTTGCAAGAATGAATTAAGGAGagtggagacaaaaaaaaaatcacacctTTGATAGATTTACTAGAAATTAATAAGAAAGGGGCATTTTTACTGCCATCCTCAGTATTCAATCAACGGACTATAACTAATTTATTACGTTCATGAGAAGATCTGTGATATGGAAGAGGCAAGTATCCAGGTTCCACTAATTCTCAACATACCAAATATGTCGGTCTTCAGGCTGGTATGTTGAGAATACTCCAGAATGTGTGatctgattatgtatgtatgtgtgtgcgtacgcatgtgcctgtgtatgtatcgTTGTTTAACTCGAGATTTGTATAGAAACTCATTTGGAGGGACCGTTTTTCATTCGTGGGGCTATACTTTACCTGCAACTTAGTTTAATACCACCAAATGGATGATGGCTACCTTTAGTAAGGACCATTCCTTTCTAAGTAATGGAGTCAAGGTTGAAGACACTTTCTTACTTTTTCCCTACAAGTCTTAGAAGTTTTGGAGTCTTGGGCgctgtatttatttttctgactAACTcaggaaagaacaaaaaaaaaaaaaaattaaggtttggtttgaaagagatttggtgtctatttctagcagtgtgaATGGTCTCATTGAGTTTCCTTCTTTATTCAGTCTACGCTATTAATGAGTGTGTTATGCAAatcgaatgcatatatatatatatacacgcgtaaaaATCGAACAAtgggaatgagtgctcaacacagCATCGGtggataaaaattctttatttgtatattttaggctaccattggtttcatgtcaaaaaaatatcttaacaattttaattgttttaatccaaaatagAGATGACAAcaatttctccatgtgatcggcttggaAAATtgctaagatatttttttaacatgaaGCCAATGGTAGCtttcatataaaaacaaagtgtgtgtataggtgcacacacttgtgtgcgtgtgtttgtatgtgtctatatatatgtgtgtgtgtgtgttcaaaatcTATTGTGTATAGTATATTTAACGaactttaaatatgaatataaatgttccATGCGTGTATTTGCACGTAAATTATGTATACGTCAAACGCAAgtgttttaaatcatttatttatgtgGAACGTATCGAAGTCACTTGGCATCGTAAATGCCAATTAATTCGAATTAAGTTTCAAGAAATCTAATTAAaccaattataaaatattaatacatgACTGTCCGTACAAAACCGAAAGAGACACATTACAACAGCCCAAAATATGAGCTCAGTATAAAACTATTAAATCTTAGTAAAGAGTAGCGTACAAGATTGCAAGTGACTCTTGCTCCAGTGTATCCATTCCTTAGGAACTCCACGGGACTCACCAAGCAGGGTTCACCCAGCATGTGAGCGTTTTCAAGTCTAGGCAGAGGGAATAACTTCTCCCTGTCTTTCGTCTTATAGCATGGCACCGGAATCAGGAAAATGATCCGATCAGTTTAACCTGGGACATTCCCGACGAAGCTTTTCTCTACTCACCCAGGCGCACACTGCTTATTTTCGTCTCTGTGGGAAACCCCACATTTGGCAGCAGCTTACTATATCTTACAAGAACGGAATTCTCTGAgagttaaatttaaaatttataaggtTTTCTAACGAAAGCAAGGGAGACTACTCCTATTTACTGCGCCAGAGTTGATGTCGTTAAACCATTTAGTGGTCGCCGAATTGTCTGGTCCACCATGTGACTCAAACCAGAAGAAAATGAATGAGTTTTGGTTATTATTCAATAACAAGCTTTATTTATAAACTATGGCTGCCTCACTGCACAAGATTATTTAAGGATCTAtcttaaaacgggggcgccagttttcatttatgttttatgtagtgtttttggtacggaaagactttcaaacttcgtatacttatctattttgtgttatagaacagNNNNNNNNNNNNNNNNNNNNNNNNNNNNNNNNNNNNNNNNNNNNNNNNNNNNNNNNNNNNNNNNNNNNNNNNNNNNNNNNNNNNNNNNNNNNgttaaccgtaaccgtaaccctaaccctaaaactaaccctaactctagaatccgaactctaaaattgttacacacacagatacgcacagcgtaatttattatataaacaatatatgcgtataaattacgattaaaccggatgaaatatgtcacagggaataacatttttatgaccgcccagcagtaactctattgggctgaatagatgtcagtgattggttgaaattacagaaatacgacaactttaacatggaataacttgcgaattccttttttttgttaagaagactaagagtaaaagatgttttatatgacacattctaccagtgtcccaagtttcaaagtgtttcgttagtgtttcgttaagaacatactggcgcccccgttttaaaatagatccttatTTAATTTTACTAATGATGAAGATTTTAGACAAACTgctaaaacaattatttaatctTCACATCTTTTGAGAACTCTTTCTTTTCGTCGATATACTGTCACGGactcatacacaacacatacgtgtgtgtgtgtgtgtgtgtgtgagcaggcgTAAGTGTATACCTACTTTTATGCTTACAAGTATAAACCAGAGTCTAGCTGCATCCATTTATGTCATAATCGTGACTTTGTAGTTCGATAAATGAGGTCCAGTAAAAAAATGTATCATACAATAAGTATGATCGACTAAAATCGTTGATGACACGCCTCAGCATGATTACTTTCGAAAAAATGAAACCGGTAAAAGATTAAAGGAATCTATCTCACCTGATTTATAGACAGCCATCGAAAAAGAAGTTCCACAGAATTTGTCGTTACTTCCGTGACATCCCTCTTGACAAGCTTTACTGGTGTACCAGAGACCGAACTTATCATAATTTGACCCACAGGAACAAACAAAACCTTTCTGGAATACGAAATAAAAGTTCATGTTAAATtctttgctattgctgttgttgttgttgttgtttaggccctATCTGTGTCAATTCTAACCAAGTAGAC
The sequence above is a segment of the Octopus bimaculoides isolate UCB-OBI-ISO-001 chromosome 13, ASM119413v2, whole genome shotgun sequence genome. Coding sequences within it:
- the LOC128249306 gene encoding early growth response protein 1-like — its product is MAKSLAKSSYECDICNKSLSSKGNLTTHIRIHTGEKPYHCDICGKTFSRSDELTIHVRVHTGEKPYQCDICGQCFIRKDILTTHKHAVAIHFCIL
- the LOC128249305 gene encoding zinc finger protein 271-like yields the protein MAKNLAKSSYECVICNKSLTSRSNLTAHIRIHTGEKPYHCDFCGKRFTRKGELPVHVRVHTGEKPYQCDICGQSFMRKDILTTHRRIHTGEKPYQCDMCTKAFAKSTNLTDHKRIHTGEKPYHCDICGKSFNQNNQLIKHIRIHTGEKPYHCDVCDKSFSRNDELTTHKHIHTGEKPYWCDICGKSFPVNNALTVHKRIHTGEKRYHCDICGKAFLKSRDLEDHKSIHTGGKLYHCDICGKAFTHRPAVTVHMRIHTREKPYHCDICGTSFSQLTAVNAHKRVHTGEKPYHCEICGKSFIQSNDLKGHVRIHTGEKPFHCDICGKSFSQSTAVTVHKRVHTRETPYHCDICGKSFSYSNLLNKHKCIHMGENSYPCNICGKSFSQQDDLAIHVCILP